The following proteins are encoded in a genomic region of Candidatus Methylospira mobilis:
- a CDS encoding chemotaxis protein CheW, whose translation MDIQKVQVDRQEFLAFMLGNEKYGVDILKVQEIRDYQNVTPIPNTPAFIKGVINLRGAIVPVFDMRLKFNLPEAPYDQFTVVIILNILGKVAGIVVDSVSDVVTLTRDQISPPPDFGSEIHTEYLVGVGNIGEQMLLILDMDRLMSKEEIDVLHEASRVAV comes from the coding sequence ATGGATATCCAGAAAGTACAGGTAGACAGACAGGAGTTTCTGGCATTCATGCTGGGTAATGAAAAGTATGGAGTCGATATACTGAAGGTACAGGAAATCCGCGATTACCAGAATGTAACGCCGATTCCGAATACACCGGCGTTTATTAAAGGCGTGATTAACTTGCGTGGCGCAATTGTGCCGGTATTTGACATGCGACTGAAGTTTAACCTTCCTGAAGCGCCTTACGATCAGTTTACCGTGGTGATCATACTCAATATTCTGGGTAAGGTGGCCGGGATTGTTGTCGACAGTGTTTCGGATGTTGTTACATTGACGCGTGATCAAATCAGTCCTCCACCTGATTTCGGCTCTGAAATTCATACCGAATATCTGGTTGGTGTGGGTAACATCGGTGAACAAATGTTGTTGATTCTCGATATGGATCGCCTGATGTCCAAGGAGGAAATCGATGTGCTGCACGAAGCTTCAAGGGTAGCGGTTTGA
- a CDS encoding CheR family methyltransferase: protein MKYNQSIISPLDMSGPDGFEREFEFNARDFGEIKKLIYERAGISLSDSKQSLVYGRLGRRLRALAMSTFSEYLAYLLSHEDEWQSFINALTTNLTSFFREPHHFPILADHVKKLGRGKQISLWCSAASTGEEPYSMAMSMVELFDSYRPPVQIVATDIDTRVLETAQRGVYSIDRIEKMSPVQAKRFFLKGKGGNEGMVKVRQELIDMITFRQLNLLDNVWPVRGPLDAIFCRNVMIYFDKITQKKILDRFVPLMAPHALLFAGHSESFVQLTDAFSLRGKTVYELKSAEPKK, encoded by the coding sequence ATGAAGTATAATCAATCGATTATCAGCCCGCTTGATATGAGTGGCCCCGATGGATTCGAGCGTGAATTTGAATTCAATGCACGGGATTTCGGAGAGATAAAAAAGCTGATCTACGAAAGAGCCGGTATTTCACTGTCGGATAGTAAGCAGAGTCTGGTGTATGGTCGTTTGGGGCGCCGATTAAGAGCGCTGGCCATGAGTACATTTTCCGAGTATCTGGCTTACCTGCTCTCGCATGAAGATGAATGGCAGTCGTTTATTAATGCATTGACGACCAATCTGACCTCTTTTTTCCGTGAGCCTCATCATTTTCCGATACTTGCCGATCATGTAAAAAAGCTGGGCAGGGGAAAACAAATCAGTTTATGGTGTTCTGCAGCCTCTACCGGAGAAGAACCCTATTCCATGGCCATGAGCATGGTTGAGTTATTCGACAGTTACAGACCGCCGGTACAAATTGTGGCGACCGATATCGATACTCGCGTATTGGAAACAGCGCAGCGAGGCGTGTATAGTATCGACCGTATCGAAAAAATGTCGCCGGTGCAGGCCAAGCGTTTCTTTCTGAAAGGAAAGGGGGGTAACGAAGGAATGGTAAAAGTGCGTCAGGAATTGATAGACATGATTACTTTCCGTCAGTTGAATCTTTTGGATAATGTCTGGCCGGTTCGCGGACCTCTCGATGCGATATTTTGCCGCAATGTAATGATATATTTTGATAAAATAACACAGAAAAAAATTCTGGATCGTTTTGTGCCGCTAATGGCGCCGCATGCGCTGTTATTTGCCGGACATTCCGAGAGCTTTGTGCAGTTGACCGATGCATTCAGCTTGCGGGGTAAAACCGTATACGAGCTCAAGTCAGCGGAACCAAAAAAATGA
- the cheD gene encoding chemoreceptor glutamine deamidase CheD yields the protein MLANTLYFDRTHGCDAVKILPGQYYVSDKNILIGTVLGSCVSACIRDRVAGIGGMNHFMLPDSGDVHNPISESARYGAYAMELLINQLMKMGAVRGNLEAKIFGGGNVLQNFSTLNVGERNAIFVKDYLSNEGIRVLSEDLMDSCARKVYFFPQTGRVLVKRLATIVPSIVNIEKDYAGTFKQKDQHAGDIDLF from the coding sequence ATGCTGGCTAATACGCTTTATTTCGACCGGACTCACGGTTGTGATGCGGTGAAAATATTGCCTGGGCAATACTACGTCAGCGATAAAAACATATTAATTGGCACCGTCTTGGGTTCCTGCGTTTCGGCTTGCATACGGGATCGTGTTGCCGGTATCGGCGGCATGAATCATTTTATGCTCCCGGATTCCGGCGACGTTCATAATCCGATTTCCGAATCTGCACGCTATGGCGCATATGCCATGGAATTGCTGATCAATCAGTTGATGAAAATGGGGGCTGTCAGGGGTAACCTCGAAGCGAAAATTTTTGGCGGTGGCAATGTGCTGCAAAACTTTTCTACTCTTAATGTCGGAGAGAGGAATGCGATTTTTGTGAAAGACTATCTTAGCAATGAAGGTATTCGCGTTCTTTCCGAGGATTTGATGGATAGCTGTGCTCGCAAGGTATATTTTTTTCCACAAACGGGACGTGTTCTGGTTAAACGCCTCGCTACTATCGTTCCATCTATCGTCAACATAGAGAAGGATTATGCGGGCACATTTAAACAAAAAGACCAGCATGCCGGAGACATTGATTTGTTTTGA